Genomic DNA from Paenibacillus donghaensis:
ATGTACGAAGCGCTCTCTAGCGCCTCCAGCCAGACGGCACGTTTCCTGTCCCTGGGGCATATCCGCGTCATCGTGATTTCTGAGGCTTTTGCCCGTGAGGGCATCAAAGATATTATGGATGTACTGGAACGGGAAAGTGATATGCGGCTGACCAGCCTTATTTTTATATCGCATGGCCAGGAGGCGGTCCAGACTATGTCAACAATGACTGTGTTCAGTAAAATCCCTTCAAATGATCTGGTAGAGAAACTGGATACCACCTCCAAGCTATTTGGGTATAATTTCAGAGTGGAAGTGGATGATGTGGTCCGGGGCATTCAGATGAATGGAGGTGGGCCGATCATAAACGGGGTCTATGTCAGCGGGAATCTCGAGAAGGCAGATTCCAATGATAATGTAAAGACGATTGCACCGCAGTCCATTCTGCGCATCGCAGAAATTGCTGCCTTCAAGGGGGACAAGCTCAAGGGGTGGCTGGACGGCAGTACTGCGATCGGAACCTCCCTGCTTCATAACACAATCAGGCAGTACCCTGTGCTGCTGGAAGAGGGCGGAGGTTATAGCGCCTTCAGTATCTATAAGTCGCAGGTCAAGGTGTCGGCCGAAGGCGGTGACGCAGAACATCCGGTCATCCGCATCAAGGTTACACAGCAGGCGGCGTTGAAGGAATCTACGAACGGCAAGGATCTGACCCAACCCCGGGTGCTCACCGGGCTTGCCGATCAGCTGACAGCCAAGTGCCGCAGCCAGATCGAAGCAGCGATTGCAGCCGCACGGAAGCTGGAAAGTGATTATCTTGGATTCGGCGAGGCGGTGGAGCGCAGCCATCCCCGCGGCTGGAAGAAGGTGAAGGACCGCTGGGATCAGATTTTTCGCGAGTGTGAAATTGTGATTGAGGCGGATACGGTCATCAGGCATACCGATATGCGCAGCAGAGCTTTTGAGATGAACCGCTGAAGGTGAGCAGGAAGGATATAGAAATGGGAACGGTAAAGATTGGACTGCTGCAGTTTTTTTCAATAACCTTATTGTTCGAGCTGGGTACGGCTCTGGTCGTGAATCTGGGTATCGGGTCGGGAAAAGATGCCTGGCTCTCGATCCTGATCGGTGATGTGGCGGGTGTGATTATATTTATGGGTTACGTATACCTCTACAAGAAGTATCCGACTCTGCCGCTTACCGGCTATACCCGCAAGCTGCTGGGCCGATACATCGGACAGCCAGTTTCCGTGCTGTATATCGTATGGTTTATCAACCTGGCGGCCCGTGACTTGCGGGATGGCAGCAGCATGCTGGCTATATCGACGATGCACGACACCCCGCTGTTTATCCTCAGTGCGGTGATGATTTTGTCTTGCTTTTACGTGCTGCATAAAGGGGTTGAGGTGCTTACGCGCACTTCGCTGGTCTTCTCGGGGCTGGTGCTGGTGATCGGCTTGTTCAGTATAATGATGCTGTTGCTGTCAGGGTCGATTAATTTGAACCGGCTGCTGCCTGTGCTGGAAGAGGGAATGAGGCCTGTGCTGTCGTCGGTGGCTCATCAGAGCTATATGTTTCCGTTTGGGGAGATGGTGGCTTTTACGATGCTGATGCCTCATCTGTCCAATGTGCGCAAAGGGCCTTGGGCCTTGATCGCAGGCATGGTTGTTGCGGGAGTGCTGCTGAGCCTGACGACGGCGATGAATATCTCCGTGCTTGGTGTCGATATCGTAGAGCGTTCCTCGCTTCCCTTAATGCCTTCGATCAGTAAAATCTCAATTTCGGACTTTATCCAGCGAGTGGATATTTTTGTGGTCATGGTGCTGATTATCGGGGTGTTTTTCAAAATCGCCGTATTTTTCGCGGCAGCCCTGATCGGAATTTCCGATGTGTTTGGGATTCCATACCGTAAAATGCTCTATCCGACTACGCTGATTATTCTGTTCACCTCCATGCTGGATGCCCGCAGCTTCACCGAGCATTTGGATGAAGGAGGGAAGCTGCTGTATACGGTGTATCCGCTGTTTATGGTGCTGATTCCGCTGGTGCTGGTCATTGTGGCCGCAATTAAAAGTCACCGCTCCGCTCCCCGTCCGGGATAGCCGCCTTTGATCCAGAGCAGCAGATCGGGGAGGATCAGACACAGCAGCATAAGGCCTGCGGCGACCTTCTCAGAGGTGGTATACAGCAGATAATTCATAACCTTGGGAATGTTATGCAGCCCGTAACCAAACAGCCAATCACCCAAAAACAAATACAGCAGGCACAGCACCGACAGCAGCAGCAGAATGGCATATTTGCGCAGCAGCAGCTTCCGGGCTTTCTTCTTCATCATGATCACCTCCTGTCTAGTAGTTAGGGCTAGTATGAAGCACAGATCCGGGTCTCATGCACCGGCTGTCCTGAAGCCGAGCGCTTTTGGCCGTTAAAGCTTATCAAGCATCCCGTTTTATGTTACATTAGTATGAAACTAATGTCTGGGGGGCTTGCCGTGAAGCCGGATTTGCGTTCTGCATGGGGTAGTAAAGTGCTGGTGGGAGACGGTGCGATGGGGACTTTTTTGTATCAAAAAGGATTTCCTGTCGGCATCTCTTATGAAGAGTTGAATCTGACCTCACCGGGGGTTATTGAGGATGTACATCGCAGCTACATGGAGGCGGGGGCTGTGCTGCTGGAGAGCAACACCTTCTCGGCCAACTATGACCGGCTGTCCAAATACGGGCTGGAATCCAAGGTGGAAGAGATCAACCGGGCAGGCGTGCGCATTGCCCGTAAGGCTGCAGGAGATACAGGTTATGTGGTTGGAGCGGTCGGTTCGATCCGCTCCGGCAAACGTGCCAATCTGTCCGCCTCCGAGCTGAAGCGTTTCTTCACGCAGCAATTATCGGCGCTGCTGGAGGAAGAGGTGGACGGCATTATGCTGGAGACCTTCTATGATGTCGAGGAGCTGCATCTGGCGCTGCGCACCCTGCGCAAGCTCAGCCAGCTGCCGGTCATCTGCCAGCTGGCGGTGGATGAAACTGCCCGTACGCTGGATGGCCTGACCCTTCCCGAGGCGTTCCGGATTCTGGAGGACGACGGAGCGGATGTGATCGGTTTCAACTGCAACACCGGCCCGAACGGGATCAAGCGGGCGCTTAGACATCTGCAGGGCAGCCTGGTGCTGCCGGTCTCAGTCTACCCGAATGCCGGGGTAGCCGATTATGTGGATGGTGAATACCGCTACGGTGCTTCGCCGGAATATTTCGGCCAGATGGCCGTTACCTTCGCCGAGATGGGCAGCCGGATCATTGGCGGCTGCTGCGGAACCACGCCGCAGCATATCGCCGAGATGGCCGCGGCGCTGCGGAATTACCAGCCCCAGCCGCTGCCGGAGCCTACGCAGCGGGCGACAGCAAGCCTGATTCTGCAGGAGCATCTGGCTGATGCGGAAGGACCGAGCGGCAAAGAGCCGACTCTGGTCGATCTGGTCAAGGAGCGTCACACGGTCATTGTGGAGCTTGATCCGCCGCGCGACCTGGACATTGCCAGATTCATGAAGGGAGCCGAGGCGCTGCGCAAGGCAGGAGCCGACGCGCTGACGCTTGCTGACAACTCGCTCGCGGTCAGCCGGATGAGCAACATGGCACTGGGTGCGCTGGTACAGGCCCGTACTGGTCTGCGGCCGCTCGTGCATATCGCCTGCCGTGACCGCAACCTGATCGGGACTCAGTCGCATCTGATGGGGTTCGATGCCCTAGGCATTGACCATGTGCTGGCGGTGACAGGAGATCCGGCCAAGTTCGGCGATCTTCCCGGCTCCAGCTCCGTGTATGATCTAACTTCCTTCGAGATCATCCGTATGATCAAGCAGCTGAATGACGGGATTGCCTTCTCCGGCAAGCCGCTGAAGCAGAAGGCCGGATTCGTGATCGGCGCCGCGTTCAATCCGAATGTGAAACATCTGGACAAGGCTGTCCAGCGGCTGGAGAAGAAGATTGCTTCCGGCGCGGATTATATTATGACCCAGCCGGTGTATGACCGGGGGCTGATTGCCAGAGTAGCCGAGGCCACTGCCCACCTCAATATCCCCATATTTATCGGGATTATGCCGCTGGCCAGCGGCCGCAACGCCGAATTTCTGCATAATGAGGTTCCCGGTATCCAGCTGACCGATGAAGTGCGCAGCCGGATGAGCGGACTTGAGGGAGAAGTGGGGCGCGCGGAAGGTGTGGCCATTGCCAAGGAGCTGCTGGATGAGGCGACAGCCCACTTCAACGGCATCTATCTGATGACGCCGTTCATGTTCTATGAAATGAGCGCTCAGCTGGTGGAGTACATCTGGGCCAAACAGGGTCGTAAATTATCCCCCTTGTTTCGCTAGTAATAATCCATTACAATAGTGTAATGGATGTGATTCCGTTTAGAATTGAAATCAGTGAATCACCGGTACTGCGTAATAACCATGCGGATGCCGCAGGATTGGACGGGTTATGAGGCTGTGCTCCGAAGATAAGGTTCAGCAGCAGATCAAACGTGGAAGGGCCGGTGGGAGACATGCTGGACTTTCTCATTCAAGAAATGAACCGCGAACAGGCGGCCAATTAGGAATAGCGGGTTTATGATCACAAGCATAGATGTAATTTATGGGGGGAACAACCGGAACATGGCCATTAAACTTATTAACATTGGCTTTGGAAATATAGTATCGGCCAACCGCATTATTTCCATTGTCAGTCCGGAATCTGCACCGATCAAACGTATTATCCAGGAGGCCAGAGATCGGCACATGCTGATCGACGCCACCTACGGAAGACGGACTCGCGCCGTAATCATCACTGACAGCGACCATGTGATCCTGTCGGCGGTTCAGCCTGAAACCGTGGCTCACCGCTTATCCAGCAAAGACGATGATAACGACGAATAACAACTAAATGGAGTGTATTATGTCAAAAGGATTGCTGATTATTTTATCCGGACCTTCCGGCGTTGGTAAAGGTACTGTCTGCACGGCGCTGCGGCCGAAGATGCCGCAGCTGATTTATTCGGTCTCGGCGACCACCCGCAGTCCGCGCGGCGGCGAAGAGAACGGAGTTAACTATTTCTTCAAGACCAGAGAGCAGTTCGCCTCTATGATCGAAGCTGACCAGCTGCTGGAATACGCGGAGTACGTAGGCAATTATTACGGTACTCCGCGTGATTTTGTTGAACAGACCCTTGAGAGCGGAAGAGATATTATTCTGGAAATCGAGGTTCAGGGAGCGCTGAAGGTCAAGGAGAAATTCCCCGAAGGTATCTTTGTGTTTCTGCTTCCTCCATCCATGGATGAGCTGAAGGACCGCATACGCGGTAGGGGCACTGAGCATCCAGATGTGATTGACCACCGTATGTCAGTGGCAGAGGATGAGATCAGTCTGATGCGGCATTATGATTACGCCGTAGTTAACGATGAGATTGATTTGGCCTGCAAGAGAATAGAAAGCATTATTATAGCCGAACATTGTAAGGTTAGATAATCAGGCTTACTTAATTACGTAATGATGATCCACAGTAAACTATGAAGAGGTGTCCCAGTGCTATATCCATCTATCGATGAAATGATGACCAAGGTCGACAGCAAGTATTCGCTCGTTGTCGCTTCCGCCCGCCGGGCAAGACAGCTGCGTGAAGGCGGCAGAACCGATATTAAGAGTCCAAGATCCTACAAGTATGTGGGAGTTGCCCTTGAAGAAATCTATGAAGACCGGATTATTGTAACTCGCGGCACGGAAGAAGAAGAACGGGAGTAGTTGTTCTTGCAGTGAACCGGAGGATTAATTAACCTCGGAAACGGGTGCCGACGGCGCAGCCGTTTCTTCTTGCTTTATAGGCCTCTAAACTGGCTGTCAACTTATTATAATAGCCCTTAGCGGGCTGTTCCTGACAACCGCAAGGTTGTTATTTTTTTAAAGATAAGAGTAGTAACAAGATCAGAATCTATATATTTCACGATATCAATCATCCTTCTATTAACATTAACCGGGAGCAGGGGGAGAATAATAATGAAGAGCTTACAGGGCAAAACGATTCTGCTAGGCATCACCGGAGGAATTGCGGCATTTAAGGCAGCCTCATTAACCAGCATGCTGGTTAAAAAGGGTGCAGAGGTTCATGTGATCATGACTGAATCAGCCAAACAATTCATTACAGAGCTGACGCTGCAGTCCTTGTCTAAGCAGCGGGTGTACAGCGATACGTTTCAGGAACGGGACCCGTCTTCGATTTCGCATATCGATCTGGCCGACTCGGCTGATCTGGTGCTGGTAGCCCCGGCAACGGCCAATATTCTGGCCAAAATGGCGCATGGGCTGGCCGATGATATGCTGTCAACCACACTTCTGGCTGCAACTTCACCTGTGATGGTTGCTCCGGCAATGAACGTTCATATGTACCAGCATCCTGCAGTATTGAACAATATTGATATCCTGTCACGCCGTGGTATCCAGTTTATCGAGCCGGGAGAAGGTTTGCTGGCTTGCGGGTATGTGGGCAAGGGGAGGCTGGAAGAGCCGGAGGCGATTGTTCGTTGCGTGGAGAGCTTTTTTGCGTTGTCAAGCCGCCCGGAATCACAGCCCGAGCAGCCGCTCAAAGGTCGCAAGGTTGTAATTACCGCTGGTGGAACGGTGGAACGGATTGATCCGGTCCGCTATATCTCGAACGACTCATCCGGCAAAATGGGCTTCGCCTTGGCCCGCGCTGCGCTTGCCATGGGAGCTGAAGTTACACTTGTCGCCGCCCGCACGGATGAGGAGCCTCCACAGGCAGCCGGTCTGCGTGTGGTAAAGGTCGAGTCTGCCCAGCAGATGTACGATGCGGTATTGGGCGTATGGGAGGACTGCGATATTCTGATTAAGGCTGCGGCCGTATCCGATTATCGTCCGAAGGAACAGGCGGCGGCCAAAATCAAAAAGAGCGGCGATACGATGCTGCTAGAGCTTGTAAAAACAACTGATATTCTGGAAACACTGGGCAAAACCAAGAACAAGCAGTTTCTGGTGGGATTTGCAGCAGAAACCGGAGACACCGAGGCTTTCGCCAAAGAGAAGCTGGTCCGCAAAAATTGTGATCTGATCGTGGCTAACAATGTGGCGGAAGCCGGAGCAGGCTTCGGACTGGACACCAACATTGTCTCCATTTATGATACACAAGGTGTAGTTGCGCAGTGGCCGCTGCTGACCAAGGACGAGGTCGCCCGTCGGCTGCTGCTGCTATTCGCTGAGCGGATGACCGGTATTTCTGTCTGATGGATATCGCCAAGGTCATTGTAGATGTACCTGTCCGCAGCACGGACCGGCCTTTTGATTATTTGATTCCAGATGATCTGAAATTGTGGATTGAGGTCGGCAGCCGGGTAGCGGTGCCTTTTGGTCACCGTACAGTACAGGGCTTCGTCATTTCCCTGGAATCCGGTGAAATCGGCACCATGCCTGGGCTGAAGCCGGTCCAGGAGGTGCTAGATCTGCTGCCGCCCTTGTCACCAGAGCTGATTGAGCTGGCGGAATGGATGAGCCGCAGGTATGCCTGCCGGCGTATTTCCGCGCTGCAGGCCATGCTGCCGACGGCGCTCAAGGGCAAGGCCGAACGGCTGATCTCACTCGGCAGTGCCGAATCGGATGCCGCGGCTACTGAAGATGAGCTGTTCCCGCTCTTCGCCGAGCCGGATCAGGAAGAACGAAGCATTACCGAATTCGTTGCCAAGCATGGCGAGGTATCTATGAAGCAGCTGACCCGCACCTTTCCGGAGGCAGCGGAGACCGTTAAGTTCATGCTGCGGCGCGGAGTGCTGACTGAGAGTCAGTCAATCAAGGATAAAATGGGCAAAAAAAAGCTCAAAACCGTTGAGCTGGCGATCAGTACGGAAATGGCCCGCGGGCTGCTGGAGAGCTTCCCGGCCAGGTCTGCCCGCCAGAAGGAGCTGCTCCAGTTCCTGATCGAGATGGAAGCGTTGCTGCCTCTGCCGCTCAAAGAGGTACTGGCGGTGCTGCAAATCTCCGCAGGCACGGTGAAGGGGCTAGAGGAGAAGGGGTATATAGAGATCGGTGAGATTGAGGTGTACCGCGACCCCTATCGTGGACGCGACTTCAAGCCAAGCGTCCCTCTACCGCTTACCCCTGAGCAGAGCCATGTCTATGCTGCGATTGCCCGTACGCTGGAGGCGCAGAGTCATGACGTGTTCCTGCTGCATGGAGTAACCGGCAGCGGGAAGACGGAGATCTACCTGCAGAGCATTCAGCTCTGCGTGGATCAAGGCCGGCAGGCGGTTGTGCTGGTGCCGGAGATTGCGCTTACTCCGCAGATGGTGGAACGCTTCAAGGGCCGGTTCGGCAGCGGGGTTGCCGTGATGCACAGCCGGCTGTCGGTCGGCGAGCGTTATGACGAATGGCGCAAGATCCGCGAAGGCAAAGCAACGGTCGCAGTCGGTGCCCGTTCGGCGGTGTTTGCCCCATTCGTCAACCTGGGACTGATTATAGTAGATGAAGAGCATGAAAGCTCCTACAAGCAGGAGGAGAATCCCAAATATCATGCCCGCGATGTGGCTGTACGCCGAGCGGAGCAGGGGGGAGCCGCCGTGATCCTCGGATCGGCTACCCCTTCGCTGGAGAGCTATCATGCTGCCAGGGTGCAGACCGATATTCATTTCTCCCCGGTGCTGCTGGAGATGCCCAGCCGGGCGCTGGGCAATGAGCTACCGGCAGTGCAGGTGGTCGATATGCGCGATGAGCTGAAGGAAGGCAACCGCTCGATGTTCAGCCGCAGGCTTCATGCTGCGCTGGCTGAGCGGCTGGAACGTGGAGAACAGACGGTATTGCTGCTGAACCGCAGAGGCTTCTCCACGTTTGTGATGTGCCGCAGCTGCGGGTATGTGGCAGGTTGTCCGGATTGTGATATTTCACTGACGTACCATAGCCGCAGCGACAATCTGCGCTGCCACTACTGCGGTCATGCCGAGCCTGCGCCGAAGGTGTGCCCGGAATGTGCCAGCGAGCACATCCGCTTCTTCGGAACGGGTACCCAGCGGGTGGAAGAGGAACTGGGCAAGCTGTTTCCGGGCATGCGGGTGATCCGTATGGACGTGGACACGACGACCGAGAAGGGGTCTCATGAGAAGCTGCTCAACCAGTTCCGTGACAAAAAAGCCGATGTGCTGCTCGGTACCCAGATGGTGGCAAAGGGGCTCGATTTCCCAGACGTTACGCTGGTAGGCGTAATTACAGCAGACTCTGCGCTCAACCTGCCTGATTTCCGGGCGGCAGAGAAAACCTTTCAGCTGCTTACCCAGGTAGCCGGCAGAGCGGGAAGGCATCAACTGCCGGGTGAAGTGGTGATCCAGTCCTATACCCCTGAGCATTATTCGATTATTCATGCCAGCGGACACGATTTCCATTCCTTCGTACGCGAAGAGCT
This window encodes:
- the coaBC gene encoding bifunctional phosphopantothenoylcysteine decarboxylase/phosphopantothenate--cysteine ligase CoaBC, translated to MKSLQGKTILLGITGGIAAFKAASLTSMLVKKGAEVHVIMTESAKQFITELTLQSLSKQRVYSDTFQERDPSSISHIDLADSADLVLVAPATANILAKMAHGLADDMLSTTLLAATSPVMVAPAMNVHMYQHPAVLNNIDILSRRGIQFIEPGEGLLACGYVGKGRLEEPEAIVRCVESFFALSSRPESQPEQPLKGRKVVITAGGTVERIDPVRYISNDSSGKMGFALARAALAMGAEVTLVAARTDEEPPQAAGLRVVKVESAQQMYDAVLGVWEDCDILIKAAAVSDYRPKEQAAAKIKKSGDTMLLELVKTTDILETLGKTKNKQFLVGFAAETGDTEAFAKEKLVRKNCDLIVANNVAEAGAGFGLDTNIVSIYDTQGVVAQWPLLTKDEVARRLLLLFAERMTGISV
- a CDS encoding bifunctional homocysteine S-methyltransferase/methylenetetrahydrofolate reductase translates to MKPDLRSAWGSKVLVGDGAMGTFLYQKGFPVGISYEELNLTSPGVIEDVHRSYMEAGAVLLESNTFSANYDRLSKYGLESKVEEINRAGVRIARKAAGDTGYVVGAVGSIRSGKRANLSASELKRFFTQQLSALLEEEVDGIMLETFYDVEELHLALRTLRKLSQLPVICQLAVDETARTLDGLTLPEAFRILEDDGADVIGFNCNTGPNGIKRALRHLQGSLVLPVSVYPNAGVADYVDGEYRYGASPEYFGQMAVTFAEMGSRIIGGCCGTTPQHIAEMAAALRNYQPQPLPEPTQRATASLILQEHLADAEGPSGKEPTLVDLVKERHTVIVELDPPRDLDIARFMKGAEALRKAGADALTLADNSLAVSRMSNMALGALVQARTGLRPLVHIACRDRNLIGTQSHLMGFDALGIDHVLAVTGDPAKFGDLPGSSSVYDLTSFEIIRMIKQLNDGIAFSGKPLKQKAGFVIGAAFNPNVKHLDKAVQRLEKKIASGADYIMTQPVYDRGLIARVAEATAHLNIPIFIGIMPLASGRNAEFLHNEVPGIQLTDEVRSRMSGLEGEVGRAEGVAIAKELLDEATAHFNGIYLMTPFMFYEMSAQLVEYIWAKQGRKLSPLFR
- the priA gene encoding primosomal protein N' translates to MDIAKVIVDVPVRSTDRPFDYLIPDDLKLWIEVGSRVAVPFGHRTVQGFVISLESGEIGTMPGLKPVQEVLDLLPPLSPELIELAEWMSRRYACRRISALQAMLPTALKGKAERLISLGSAESDAAATEDELFPLFAEPDQEERSITEFVAKHGEVSMKQLTRTFPEAAETVKFMLRRGVLTESQSIKDKMGKKKLKTVELAISTEMARGLLESFPARSARQKELLQFLIEMEALLPLPLKEVLAVLQISAGTVKGLEEKGYIEIGEIEVYRDPYRGRDFKPSVPLPLTPEQSHVYAAIARTLEAQSHDVFLLHGVTGSGKTEIYLQSIQLCVDQGRQAVVLVPEIALTPQMVERFKGRFGSGVAVMHSRLSVGERYDEWRKIREGKATVAVGARSAVFAPFVNLGLIIVDEEHESSYKQEENPKYHARDVAVRRAEQGGAAVILGSATPSLESYHAARVQTDIHFSPVLLEMPSRALGNELPAVQVVDMRDELKEGNRSMFSRRLHAALAERLERGEQTVLLLNRRGFSTFVMCRSCGYVAGCPDCDISLTYHSRSDNLRCHYCGHAEPAPKVCPECASEHIRFFGTGTQRVEEELGKLFPGMRVIRMDVDTTTEKGSHEKLLNQFRDKKADVLLGTQMVAKGLDFPDVTLVGVITADSALNLPDFRAAEKTFQLLTQVAGRAGRHQLPGEVVIQSYTPEHYSIIHASGHDFHSFVREELKHRKSLHYPPYCRLILVTLSHEQLPVLLRLAENYALNLQGKARQLRWYGSLDKLSADALDMLGPVASPMPRLKGRYRFQCIIKWRGTIDAIGLARTVAEELEDSVRDKDLQISLDVDPQMLM
- a CDS encoding GerAB/ArcD/ProY family transporter is translated as MGTVKIGLLQFFSITLLFELGTALVVNLGIGSGKDAWLSILIGDVAGVIIFMGYVYLYKKYPTLPLTGYTRKLLGRYIGQPVSVLYIVWFINLAARDLRDGSSMLAISTMHDTPLFILSAVMILSCFYVLHKGVEVLTRTSLVFSGLVLVIGLFSIMMLLLSGSINLNRLLPVLEEGMRPVLSSVAHQSYMFPFGEMVAFTMLMPHLSNVRKGPWALIAGMVVAGVLLSLTTAMNISVLGVDIVERSSLPLMPSISKISISDFIQRVDIFVVMVLIIGVFFKIAVFFAAALIGISDVFGIPYRKMLYPTTLIILFTSMLDARSFTEHLDEGGKLLYTVYPLFMVLIPLVLVIVAAIKSHRSAPRPG
- the remA gene encoding extracellular matrix/biofilm regulator RemA, which produces MAIKLINIGFGNIVSANRIISIVSPESAPIKRIIQEARDRHMLIDATYGRRTRAVIITDSDHVILSAVQPETVAHRLSSKDDDNDE
- the rpoZ gene encoding DNA-directed RNA polymerase subunit omega, with product MLYPSIDEMMTKVDSKYSLVVASARRARQLREGGRTDIKSPRSYKYVGVALEEIYEDRIIVTRGTEEEERE
- a CDS encoding Ger(x)C family spore germination protein, whose translation is MMSNKSRLALWLTFLQLTLLLTGCWDSVELNRRAIVSGVSIDRGPTEDTKYKLSFQVIVSEEISGENARSTSPVALYTGSGRSMYEALSSASSQTARFLSLGHIRVIVISEAFAREGIKDIMDVLERESDMRLTSLIFISHGQEAVQTMSTMTVFSKIPSNDLVEKLDTTSKLFGYNFRVEVDDVVRGIQMNGGGPIINGVYVSGNLEKADSNDNVKTIAPQSILRIAEIAAFKGDKLKGWLDGSTAIGTSLLHNTIRQYPVLLEEGGGYSAFSIYKSQVKVSAEGGDAEHPVIRIKVTQQAALKESTNGKDLTQPRVLTGLADQLTAKCRSQIEAAIAAARKLESDYLGFGEAVERSHPRGWKKVKDRWDQIFRECEIVIEADTVIRHTDMRSRAFEMNR
- the gmk gene encoding guanylate kinase, translated to MSKGLLIILSGPSGVGKGTVCTALRPKMPQLIYSVSATTRSPRGGEENGVNYFFKTREQFASMIEADQLLEYAEYVGNYYGTPRDFVEQTLESGRDIILEIEVQGALKVKEKFPEGIFVFLLPPSMDELKDRIRGRGTEHPDVIDHRMSVAEDEISLMRHYDYAVVNDEIDLACKRIESIIIAEHCKVR